From Spiroplasma eriocheiris, the proteins below share one genomic window:
- the xseA gene encoding exodeoxyribonuclease VII large subunit, whose translation MGSNIFKVSEINTYIKSIIEQDHNLVNISVQGEISNITNHSSGHIYFTIKDEKSQLRAIMFSFNAKNLKFKLKEGLKIIAVGTVKLYEPQGTYSLQVVNISLDGIGDLFLQYEQLKQTLEQKGWFAQAIKKPIPKFPRNIGVITAPTGAAIRDIITTIHRRFPQTNIYLFPCLVQGKEAKYDIKAKIIAAQNFTVPLDTLIVGRGGGSIEDLWAFNEFEVAQAIYQCPIPIISSVGHEIDFTIADFVADLRAPTPTAAAELATPDQKELLTYLHQQYKTLITLIKNKVDNYQVTLNNLKNNYWLTTPQALYEKRFHNYQVLRHKFNQITDNFINYNLNQVSYYHQKLLTIIQNYLLTLTHHKNNLIAKLDLLSPLKTLTRGYSVTYDSKQQILLSTSQVKNGDKIITRLSDGLVYSQVTNIKEEGK comes from the coding sequence ATGGGAAGTAATATTTTTAAAGTTTCTGAAATTAATACTTATATCAAAAGTATTATTGAGCAAGATCATAATTTAGTTAATATTTCTGTGCAAGGCGAGATTTCCAACATTACTAATCATTCTTCGGGACATATTTATTTTACGATTAAGGATGAAAAGTCCCAACTGCGCGCAATTATGTTTTCTTTTAATGCAAAAAATTTAAAATTTAAGTTAAAAGAAGGGTTAAAAATCATTGCGGTAGGAACAGTCAAACTATACGAACCGCAAGGAACATATAGTTTGCAAGTTGTGAATATTAGTTTAGATGGCATTGGTGATTTATTTTTACAATATGAACAATTAAAACAAACCTTAGAACAAAAAGGATGGTTTGCTCAAGCAATTAAAAAACCAATCCCTAAATTTCCCCGTAATATTGGGGTTATTACCGCCCCAACTGGGGCCGCCATTCGCGATATTATTACTACTATTCATCGACGCTTTCCCCAAACTAATATTTATTTGTTTCCTTGTTTAGTACAAGGAAAAGAGGCTAAATATGATATTAAAGCAAAGATTATAGCGGCGCAAAACTTTACCGTGCCATTAGATACTTTAATTGTTGGTCGTGGTGGGGGAAGTATCGAAGACTTGTGAGCTTTTAATGAATTCGAAGTGGCCCAGGCAATTTACCAATGTCCAATTCCGATAATTTCTTCTGTTGGCCATGAAATTGATTTTACGATTGCGGATTTTGTCGCAGATTTACGTGCACCAACCCCCACGGCCGCTGCTGAGTTAGCAACTCCTGATCAAAAGGAATTACTAACTTATCTTCACCAGCAATATAAAACTTTAATTACTTTAATTAAAAATAAAGTTGATAATTACCAAGTTACTTTAAATAATTTAAAAAATAACTACTGGTTAACAACCCCCCAAGCTTTATACGAAAAACGATTTCATAACTACCAAGTTTTAAGGCATAAGTTTAACCAAATCACCGATAATTTTATTAATTATAACCTTAACCAAGTTAGTTATTATCACCAGAAACTATTAACAATTATCCAAAATTATTTACTAACCTTAACTCACCATAAAAATAATTTAATTGCTAAATTAGATTTATTAAGTCCTTTAAAAACTTTAACGCGGGGTTATAGTGTGACTTATGATAGCAAACAACAGATTTTATTATCAACATCGCAAGTTAAGAATGGTGATAAAATAATAACAAGGTTAAGTGATGGGCTTGTTTATTCACAAGTTACTAATATTAAAGAGGAGGGGAAATAA
- the xseB gene encoding exodeoxyribonuclease VII small subunit gives MEPKKSFEDILTELKNIVNELEKNELPIDQAINAFETGIQLTKQAEIKLQDIKDKVTKIVNDNKTTDFKVDDE, from the coding sequence ATGGAACCTAAAAAATCATTTGAAGACATTCTAACTGAATTAAAAAATATTGTTAATGAATTAGAAAAAAATGAATTACCAATCGACCAGGCAATTAATGCCTTTGAAACGGGAATTCAATTGACAAAACAAGCAGAAATTAAACTCCAAGATATCAAAGATAAGGTGACTAAAATTGTTAATGATAATAAAACGACAGATTTTAAAGTTGACGACGAATAA
- a CDS encoding aminopeptidase P family protein, with the protein MQKFINIKLDCNAILNNYLTQHNVEGILFHSPVNRLWFSKFASSEGYLLYTKDESILFLDGRYITAGKEHAKNVTRVELMATNNANGFFGTLSKALTKHQVKSLAFESDFLVYSHYQMIDKALGDVTLKPVDFTELRAIKDNEEVNLIKKACAIGDSAIANVIKKITVGMTEREVEQIILNTFIEMGAEQPSFETIVASGIRGALPHGKASDKVINNNELVTIDFGCIYQGYCSDTTRTIGLGQPSAKMLEIYDVVYQVQKLGIAAIKPGVTTKEIDDICRNYIIEKGYGEYFTHSTGHGLGIEVHEFPRVSPFCNVPLKPGMVITVEPGIYIPDLGGVRIEDDILVTEDGHQLLTEAQRELVLV; encoded by the coding sequence ATGCAAAAATTTATCAATATTAAATTAGATTGCAATGCAATTTTAAATAACTATTTAACGCAGCACAATGTTGAAGGAATTTTATTTCATTCTCCCGTTAACCGTCTGTGGTTTTCTAAATTTGCTTCATCGGAAGGGTACTTATTATATACTAAAGATGAGTCAATTTTATTTTTAGATGGTCGCTACATCACAGCGGGAAAAGAACACGCCAAAAATGTGACTCGAGTTGAACTAATGGCAACCAATAATGCCAATGGTTTTTTTGGAACCCTAAGTAAAGCCCTTACAAAACACCAGGTTAAAAGCCTTGCTTTTGAAAGTGATTTTTTAGTTTATAGTCACTACCAAATGATTGATAAAGCGTTAGGAGATGTTACTTTAAAACCAGTTGATTTTACCGAATTACGAGCAATTAAAGATAATGAGGAAGTTAACTTAATCAAAAAAGCTTGTGCAATTGGTGATAGTGCCATTGCAAATGTTATTAAAAAAATTACGGTTGGGATGACTGAACGGGAAGTTGAACAAATTATTTTAAACACCTTTATTGAAATGGGTGCTGAACAACCTAGTTTTGAAACAATTGTTGCTTCAGGAATTCGCGGGGCGCTCCCCCATGGGAAAGCTTCGGACAAAGTTATTAATAATAATGAATTAGTAACGATTGATTTTGGTTGTATTTACCAAGGATATTGTTCAGATACCACTAGAACAATTGGCTTAGGACAACCTAGTGCAAAAATGTTAGAAATTTATGATGTTGTTTATCAAGTCCAAAAATTAGGAATTGCCGCTATTAAGCCGGGGGTAACTACCAAAGAAATTGATGATATTTGTCGTAATTATATTATAGAAAAAGGTTATGGGGAATATTTTACCCATTCAACTGGTCATGGGTTAGGAATTGAAGTTCATGAGTTTCCACGGGTATCACCATTTTGTAATGTTCCCTTAAAGCCAGGGATGGTAATTACCGTGGAACCAGGGATTTACATTCCTGACCTGGGTGGGGTGCGGATTGAAGATGATATTCTAGTTACCGAAGATGGTCATCAGCTTTTAACAGAAGCGCAGAGAGAATTAGTTTTAGTTTAA
- a CDS encoding DEAD/DEAH box helicase family protein: MKQEKGLQELLILEDIKEDEFLSYKYVDLKNDKIPTELGNSFDIDNYLVTYLSKNKLINKLRDTKNISEKIDLISQINKLLDNYPLTNKEIPINSKSSNKLLLSIQREREFNFYENRPLIPLSESFLYTNEYSSKLLTDFEREMVTSDEVFIIVPFISKPILRKIENIILDLEKRNKPVNIITTTFDGTGNYVDLEELCELVDKYSNFKVKVEDVDNTKERIHIKSYIFKRKTGFSTAILGSSNMTITGLITGGEWNIKISEFKDQKLFNEIKMAFDKIWNKRLIDLSNLTERDYLFEKIRLNRAKLKCEDSFTNDNKDLRQKIKELSTFYRPNFYQDSVLNKLEYRRQILNKDKHLIVMATGTGKTMVVAFDYKKQIKGNQYPSLLFIAHQKEIIEQAKTTFQNVLGDLNFGQIFSGVNKDLQNSNHIFATIQTLEKQLDLFDPSEFEYIVFDEAHHIEANTFQKVFNYFQGQKIGITATPERADGVSVAKYFDDDIAYELRIWDAIDNGMLSEFDYYCINDDFLNLINVDISKTNDVWKRIKMFDRNQLLLQKIKEYINDVNTTKCVIFCVNTEHCEQVNQFLQSVGYKSDILVSANPNVIINRYQILQNFRAGTINFLCVVNMLNEGVDIPEINTIIRLRPTNSSVLFLQQLGRGLRKLENKRLMVLDFIPKYENDQIIKSGIANLFINSDNLEQAILQQEELPPGCTITFEKFVKEKIFKMIKNIGQRNWYEKELQNQFLRNGLDGYARFFINSNLEPGHIYEKKFSFVDSILGIDNSQIKDPKLQEIRSYLQSLLKTSEPLDINIFQSFIYLNSYTILNYFKTLINNKNYIHIDLLDKLFVGSILNSSVVKKIEPQFGQNWKLYIKYIKENYQYLLYEIKLLINYKLEYEDILFKDDFKLHYIDIPRGTILTRPQILIINNIYPNLSSSLNSVYGIIMNKNKDGSLNKPIVIMASESSIDTEYGYYNKFYYETKLFLWASQRKTTANDPDDLLLKSYEDIYVFFNDIQLENRYKGFLAKVFVFLGKAQYLDSEGSNPVNFKFKIL; the protein is encoded by the coding sequence ATGAAACAAGAAAAAGGGCTCCAAGAGCTTTTAATACTAGAGGATATTAAAGAAGACGAATTTTTATCATATAAATATGTAGATCTTAAAAATGATAAAATTCCAACTGAATTAGGGAATTCTTTTGATATCGATAATTATTTAGTAACTTATTTATCAAAAAATAAACTAATTAATAAATTACGAGATACTAAAAATATTAGTGAAAAAATAGATTTAATAAGTCAAATTAATAAGTTACTAGATAATTATCCATTAACTAATAAAGAGATCCCTATTAATTCTAAAAGTTCAAACAAGCTTTTATTATCTATTCAAAGAGAACGTGAATTTAATTTTTATGAAAACCGCCCTTTAATTCCATTATCTGAATCTTTTTTATATACTAATGAATATTCTTCAAAATTATTGACCGATTTTGAACGGGAAATGGTAACTTCAGATGAAGTTTTTATTATTGTTCCTTTTATTTCTAAACCAATTTTAAGGAAAATTGAAAATATTATTTTAGATTTAGAAAAAAGAAATAAACCGGTTAATATTATTACCACAACTTTTGATGGAACAGGAAATTATGTTGATTTAGAAGAATTATGTGAATTAGTTGATAAATATTCTAATTTTAAAGTGAAAGTGGAAGACGTTGATAATACTAAAGAACGGATTCATATTAAATCCTATATCTTTAAAAGAAAAACTGGTTTTTCAACAGCAATTTTAGGTTCTTCTAATATGACAATCACTGGTTTAATAACTGGGGGAGAATGAAACATTAAAATTTCTGAATTTAAAGATCAAAAATTATTTAATGAAATAAAAATGGCATTTGACAAAATTTGAAATAAAAGATTAATTGATTTATCAAATCTTACAGAGCGAGATTATTTATTTGAAAAAATTAGATTAAACCGAGCAAAACTAAAATGTGAAGATTCTTTTACTAATGATAATAAAGATTTAAGACAAAAAATTAAAGAACTATCAACTTTTTATCGTCCTAATTTTTATCAAGATTCAGTTTTAAATAAGTTGGAATATCGTCGTCAAATTTTGAATAAGGATAAGCATTTGATCGTTATGGCGACGGGAACGGGAAAAACGATGGTGGTGGCGTTTGATTATAAAAAGCAAATTAAAGGTAACCAATACCCAAGCTTATTATTTATTGCCCACCAAAAAGAAATTATTGAACAAGCAAAGACAACTTTTCAAAATGTACTTGGTGATCTTAACTTTGGCCAAATTTTTTCAGGAGTGAATAAAGATCTTCAAAATAGTAACCATATTTTTGCAACCATTCAGACTTTAGAAAAGCAGTTAGATTTATTTGACCCCTCAGAATTTGAATATATTGTTTTTGATGAGGCACATCATATTGAAGCTAATACTTTTCAAAAAGTTTTTAACTATTTTCAAGGGCAAAAAATTGGAATTACAGCAACTCCCGAAAGAGCTGATGGAGTAAGTGTTGCAAAATATTTTGATGATGATATTGCTTATGAATTAAGAATTTGGGATGCTATTGATAATGGGATGCTTTCGGAATTTGACTACTATTGTATTAATGATGATTTTTTAAATTTAATTAATGTTGATATTAGCAAAACTAATGATGTTTGAAAAAGAATTAAAATGTTTGATCGTAATCAACTTTTATTGCAAAAAATTAAAGAATATATTAATGATGTTAATACTACCAAATGTGTTATTTTTTGTGTAAATACTGAACACTGTGAACAAGTAAATCAATTTTTACAATCCGTGGGTTATAAATCAGATATTTTAGTATCTGCTAACCCTAATGTTATTATTAATCGTTATCAAATTTTGCAAAACTTCCGGGCGGGGACAATTAATTTTTTATGTGTGGTAAACATGTTAAATGAAGGTGTTGATATTCCTGAAATTAATACTATTATTCGTTTGCGACCAACTAATTCGAGTGTACTATTTTTACAGCAATTAGGGCGAGGACTTCGAAAATTGGAAAATAAGAGACTAATGGTGTTAGATTTTATTCCGAAATATGAAAATGACCAAATTATTAAGAGTGGAATTGCTAATTTATTTATTAATAGTGATAATTTAGAGCAAGCAATTTTACAACAAGAAGAATTACCTCCTGGTTGTACTATAACATTTGAAAAATTTGTTAAAGAGAAAATCTTTAAAATGATTAAAAATATTGGCCAAAGAAATTGATATGAAAAAGAATTACAAAATCAATTCTTAAGAAATGGCTTAGATGGTTATGCAAGGTTTTTTATAAATTCTAATTTAGAACCAGGCCATATTTATGAAAAAAAATTTTCTTTTGTTGATAGTATTTTAGGCATTGATAATAGTCAAATTAAAGATCCAAAGTTACAAGAAATTAGAAGTTACTTACAATCATTGTTAAAAACGAGTGAGCCTTTAGATATAAATATTTTTCAAAGTTTTATATATTTAAATTCTTATACTATACTAAATTATTTTAAAACATTAATTAATAATAAAAACTACATTCATATTGATTTATTAGATAAGCTATTTGTGGGATCAATTTTAAATTCTTCGGTAGTAAAAAAAATAGAACCTCAATTTGGTCAAAACTGAAAATTATATATTAAATATATTAAAGAAAACTACCAATATTTATTATATGAAATAAAATTATTAATTAATTATAAACTAGAGTATGAAGATATTTTATTCAAAGATGATTTTAAATTACACTATATAGATATTCCTAGGGGAACAATTTTAACTCGTCCACAAATTTTAATAATAAATAATATTTATCCAAATTTAAGTTCAAGTTTAAATTCAGTGTACGGAATTATAATGAATAAAAATAAAGATGGTTCTCTTAATAAACCGATAGTTATCATGGCTTCTGAATCTTCAATTGATACTGAATATGGTTATTATAATAAATTTTATTATGAAACTAAGCTGTTTTTATGAGCGTCTCAACGTAAAACAACTGCAAATGATCCAGATGATCTTTTATTAAAGTCTTATGAAGATATCTATGTTTTCTTTAATGATATTCAGTTAGAAAATAGATATAAAGGATTTTTAGCAAAAGTTTTTGTTTTTTTAGGAAAAGCACAGTATTTGGATAGCGAAGGTTCAAACCCTGTTAATTTTAAATTTAAAATTTTATAA
- a CDS encoding DNA cytosine methyltransferase: MVVADHRTKNLGSIKNIKANDLNFDFDLLTYSFPCQDLSIANMGRAKGMKKGDNTRSGLLWEIQRILNELKELSINRLPKYLLLENVPNMLNDKHIVDYNEWINYLNDELGYKTFTMQLTFW; this comes from the coding sequence TTAGTAGTTGCTGATCACCGAACAAAAAATTTGGGTAGTATTAAAAATATAAAGGCAAATGATCTAAATTTTGATTTTGATCTATTAACTTACTCTTTTCCATGTCAGGATTTATCAATTGCAAATATGGGGCGAGCAAAAGGAATGAAAAAAGGAGACAATACTAGGTCAGGATTATTATGAGAAATTCAAAGAATTTTAAATGAATTAAAAGAATTATCAATTAATCGGTTACCTAAATATTTGCTTTTAGAAAATGTTCCAAACATGTTAAATGATAAACATATTGTTGATTATAATGAATGGATAAATTATTTAAATGATGAGTTAGGATATAAAACTTTTACAATGCAATTAACATTTTGATAA
- a CDS encoding DNA cytosine methyltransferase, whose protein sequence is MKFKILETFAGIGAQHKALTNIKKRKVNFDYEIVNISEWDVHALISYDAIHYGNLTANEVDRYLAKNNLENIFDYLQKRVYSNDGKEPIKNFHKKNIFF, encoded by the coding sequence ATGAAATTTAAAATTTTAGAAACATTTGCCGGAATTGGTGCTCAACACAAAGCATTAACAAATATTAAGAAACGAAAAGTAAATTTTGATTATGAAATAGTTAATATTTCCGAATGAGATGTGCATGCCTTAATTTCATATGATGCCATTCATTATGGAAATTTAACTGCAAATGAAGTTGATCGGTATTTAGCTAAGAATAATTTAGAAAATATTTTTGATTATTTGCAAAAAAGAGTATATTCAAATGATGGTAAAGAGCCTATTAAGAATTTTCATAAAAAAAATATATTTTTTTAA
- a CDS encoding transcription antitermination factor NusB — protein sequence MTQREIRIDIINLLYRHFVLNNSISQTKQEAFDFSQSVRTEAEINKVIEILDHLEQIIANINQNLKPGWVFDRLSNYHKAVLVYSVYEIKKLHTSRAIVINEALEIVKKYGEDEDYSYLNKVLDQV from the coding sequence ATGACTCAACGTGAAATTCGAATTGATATTATCAATTTATTATATCGACACTTTGTTTTAAATAATTCAATTAGTCAAACAAAGCAGGAAGCATTTGATTTTTCCCAAAGTGTGCGCACCGAAGCGGAAATTAACAAAGTTATTGAAATTCTTGATCATTTAGAACAAATTATCGCGAATATTAACCAAAACTTAAAACCAGGGTGGGTATTTGACCGGTTAAGTAATTATCATAAAGCCGTCTTAGTGTATAGCGTGTATGAAATTAAAAAATTACACACTTCCCGGGCAATTGTAATTAATGAAGCTCTGGAAATTGTTAAAAAATATGGTGAAGATGAAGATTATAGTTATCTTAATAAAGTTCTTGATCAAGTATAA
- a CDS encoding 1-deoxy-D-xylulose-5-phosphate synthase, with amino-acid sequence MKLKDYHNHYDLKTLSAKELSELAEDLRTTIITTVKKNGGHLASNLGTVELTISLLKSFDIDNNDLILFDTGHQTYPYKILTDRKEQFSTIRLPHGLSAFQSPQESKYDYLANGHAGTALSTAIAYSYNPQYQNIVCIIGDAAFTNGLTFEALNHLGTIANKVIIILNDNEMSISKNISILHTTISKFRASWFYKMMAKISKVTRYIPPFTLLYLCHLLVEKLIHRFAIPGLFAGFNLDYIGKIDGHNFRKLTRALKNAKKAKGSVLVHVNTKKGKGYQEENPTGSESCHSYSLATKPESEWSYYVAQHLQKVFQDQKFYLISAAMQSSLYLEEFMNENKDYFIDVGIAEEHGVTLASGFALDHHKVIVSMYSTFLQRAYDEILHDVVRNHLPVIFLIDRASLSLADGVSHHGVYDISFLNSMGGFAIIAQPANGADFNQMLQLALANDYDPFFIRYPKMGITYNTTPTSFKIGEWEYYLSSPNAQYIIITYGNNVEHFKKLIMNKQLAAKVNLVNARFINPIDEKMMQEIIAHQYHQIIIYEEVVKQGGLFSNIINTFPNLDLRNIKHYAYEHGLLTKNPLNPDDVIKENFGNL; translated from the coding sequence ATGAAATTAAAAGATTATCATAATCATTATGATTTGAAAACCTTGAGCGCCAAAGAACTATCCGAACTTGCTGAAGATTTACGAACCACCATTATTACAACTGTCAAGAAAAATGGTGGCCACTTAGCAAGTAACTTAGGAACCGTTGAATTAACAATTAGTTTATTAAAATCTTTTGATATTGATAATAATGATTTAATTTTATTTGATACTGGTCACCAAACATATCCTTATAAAATTTTAACTGATCGAAAGGAACAGTTTAGTACAATTCGCTTACCGCATGGGCTAAGTGCTTTTCAATCGCCCCAGGAAAGTAAATATGATTATCTGGCCAATGGCCATGCGGGAACGGCACTTTCAACTGCAATTGCATATAGTTATAATCCTCAGTATCAAAATATTGTTTGTATTATTGGGGATGCTGCATTTACCAATGGGTTAACTTTTGAAGCATTAAACCATTTAGGGACAATTGCTAACAAAGTTATTATCATTTTAAATGATAACGAAATGAGTATTTCAAAAAACATTAGTATTTTACATACCACAATTAGTAAATTTCGCGCTAGTTGATTTTATAAAATGATGGCAAAAATTTCAAAAGTGACTCGTTATATTCCACCCTTTACCTTACTATATTTATGTCATTTATTAGTTGAAAAACTAATTCACCGGTTTGCGATTCCGGGGCTATTTGCTGGTTTTAATTTAGACTATATTGGAAAAATTGATGGTCATAACTTTCGTAAATTAACCCGGGCTTTAAAAAATGCTAAAAAAGCAAAGGGCAGTGTCCTTGTTCATGTTAATACCAAAAAAGGAAAGGGCTATCAAGAAGAAAATCCGACTGGTTCAGAAAGTTGTCATTCTTATAGTTTAGCCACCAAACCAGAAAGCGAATGAAGCTATTATGTGGCGCAACATCTCCAAAAAGTTTTTCAAGATCAAAAATTTTATTTAATTTCCGCCGCAATGCAATCTTCTTTATATTTAGAAGAGTTTATGAATGAAAATAAAGATTATTTTATTGATGTGGGGATTGCTGAAGAACACGGGGTCACTTTAGCCAGTGGGTTTGCGCTTGACCATCACAAAGTTATTGTTAGTATGTATTCAACTTTTTTACAACGAGCTTATGATGAAATTTTACATGATGTTGTTCGCAATCACTTACCGGTAATCTTTTTAATTGACCGGGCTAGTTTAAGTTTAGCGGATGGGGTGAGTCACCACGGGGTGTATGATATTAGTTTTTTAAATAGTATGGGGGGATTTGCCATTATTGCGCAACCGGCTAATGGGGCAGATTTTAACCAAATGTTGCAGCTAGCACTAGCTAATGACTATGATCCGTTTTTTATTCGTTATCCTAAAATGGGGATTACTTATAATACTACCCCGACTTCGTTTAAGATTGGGGAATGAGAATATTACTTGTCTTCTCCAAATGCGCAATACATTATTATCACTTATGGGAATAATGTTGAGCATTTTAAAAAATTAATTATGAATAAACAATTAGCAGCAAAAGTTAATTTAGTTAATGCCCGTTTTATTAATCCAATTGATGAAAAGATGATGCAAGAAATTATTGCCCATCAATATCATCAAATTATTATTTATGAAGAGGTTGTTAAACAAGGAGGGCTATTTAGTAATATTATTAATACCTTTCCTAATCTTGACTTAAGAAATATCAAACATTATGCTTATGAGCATGGTTTATTAACTAAAAATCCGCTCAATCCCGATGATGTTATCAAAGAAAATTTCGGAAATCTTTAA